In Oryza sativa Japonica Group chromosome 1, ASM3414082v1, the genomic stretch CTTCAAAATATGGTGCTACTGAGTTGCTTCTTGGCCTGAGTGTTGGCGAGAAGGAAACGGAGCCTGATGAAGCAAAAGTTAATGCTATGATAGGCCGTTCAAATCAGCAGTTTCTTGCGCGCATTAGTGCTATTGAGTTGGATGATGAAGGAAATGAACAATCTGGTGGATCTCAAAGGAATGATCTCTATACCATTTTACCATGGGTAGATGGAGTTGCACGATTAGTTTTAATCATTGGTCTTGAAGATGCTTCTGCAATTGCAAAGGCTGCTAAAGCAATTGGTGATGCGTCGAAAAATGAACATATGCGCTCCTCATTCAAGGAAGCTGGAGCTGTCAAACCTCTACTTCAGTTACTGAATCATACTGATGTGCCTGTTAGAAAAGCCGCTGTTTATGCATTGGAAAAACTAAGTGTCAGGTATATTATTTCCCTTTCTTCAAACTCAAGCGTTTTTTAGCAATTAGATCACACAGTATTCTGTAGAACAGTCTTACATATTAATCCCATTACTTATTTGCTTTACTTTTAGTTGCTTAGGTGTAGCTGTTATGAGTGTTATGACTTAAAAGAATGGGATTTGAAAACCAGCCCGACCACTTGATGATCATATACCCTGTCgaaagggggaaaaaggaaaTAATCATGCCAAATGCTTGGAAGGGGCTGTATGGGCTCAATGTGCTTCATTTTGACAACAATTTCCATTGACATGACAGTTGGCAACAATAGTTTGTGTCTTATCTTTTTGTAGGAGCATCTTATGTCTTAGGAATAGCTATATAGTTCAAAGCATCTCTAAACAGAAGTTGGTAGGACCTATCACTATAAAAGAGAAGGCAACCGGTTGAGATTCAAGAAATGAAGAGAAGTTTGTTCGTCTATCTCTTCCTTACCCTTTTGATGTCGTTAAAGATCATCAGACATTGGTCACGCAGCTTGGGTCCATGGTGATCTAATCATAGTGCGCCATGTAAAAGAAAACTTGTTTATTATAGTATAGCATATTAAAGAGGAAATTTATGCTGTAGTGAAGTTTTCATTCAGCAGAGACCATATAGTGGCTTCAACGTTCTGAAGTATATgtaaatttctttttttcttcctgaAAGGAGTACTAAATGGTTTCTCAATTTGTTGTGATATCCATATATTTTCCCCTTTTCTATAACCttcattcctttttttttctctcttttgtagTTCCATAGTCTGTGAGCAGATCAAAACAGATGGTGGTCTAAAACTGCTTGCAGACATAGTGAAGGATCCCAATACCCCAGTTGAGCAACTGGAGAAGGTCATGAGCTTTAAAAAAGCCTAGTTATTCTATTGTAATTTTGTATCATGCCAAGTACTGACTAGATAATTTTTGTACAGATAATCATCATGCTTTCTCGAATATTCAACACGGGTATCAGCATGGTAGCTGTGGTGAGTCAGGCATCTACATGTGTCAACTgtattttgttatatttttccAAACCGGTGTTTACAATGTTGTGAATTTATCAGCCTGATAGCTCAGCTATTAATGGGTCTGAGGATACAATGCATTCTGAGAAGAGTAATGGTAGCTGTGGTGATATTGATGGTGGAACCAATGGAACTTCCTTCGCATATTTGAAACAAGAGGAGACATCTAGGTTCGTTACAGCTTTGAAACATGCCTAAATATTATCTTACACTAGTACTAGTTAAAAGAGGGATTTATGAGCCTTATGGCTGCAAATATGTAGGCATGTTTGTCATATTTAAAAGCATATTTAGTTTGGATCTGTTGCAATGCACGGATATGATGCTAGTTTACTTAAACAAAGTTCACAACTGATTTGTTTGCTCTTATTTCATCATCCTTAAATATACGCATTTTTAGCTTCTTTTTTGCGCACAGATATAAAGAATTGTTATAAGATTACTATCCTAGGCATATTCTGTTTACCCCTATACTACTACTAGAGGACTAGTAATTGACATTAAGCATCAGGGCACTGAAAAGTAAATGAACTGCTTTGTTTGGTACATCTAAAAATATCCAATTATTTTTTCCCCCGTATGGCTCATCGACCACTTCAAATTATTTCATTACTCTTACAAATAGGGATGTCTGATTAGGACATATTGAATCTTGCTATCATATAGAGATAGTTATTTAGAAAAAACATAATGCCTTTGTACTAATGAAAAACCAGACATTTTtgtaaaataattattatttatggatGGAAGATGTACTTTCTACTGCTGAAAAGTTCACTTCCCTGAGGGAAAAGTCTGAATTTAATATCATATCAAGCTGCATGATTAACAAGAACAAGTTTCTATCTTCCTTATCTGTTTTTCAGAATTTACTACTAGAACAAGTACAATGGTATATTGAATTGATTACGTACATGATTGTCAGTAAAAGAAATAGTTCGATGACTGAAAAACTGCCTTGAGAGCTTAAATTTTGTTAatgtaattaaatattttgtCTGAAAGCTTGTTAACTTCATAATGTTTTCTGTGTTGCGATCAATGTTCTCTGATCAGGCGATCAGCCCTGATCGCCTAGGCACCGATCAGGACGATCAGAGCGATTAATCGAGGCTGATCGGTCAGTATATAGTAGGAGTGTCCAGCAGACCATATATGCTACATATTATGTACTAAGTACTCTATAGTCTGTAGTATATGGTAAAAAGCAAGCATCATTTGgtcagagaagaagaagaagaagcatcgTTTGCTGCCCATTAATCGCCCTGATCGTCCTGATCGACGATTAATCGCCCTGATCGACGATTAATCGGACGATCAACTTTCCTGATCGGCTGATCGACTTACCTGTGCCTGATCGGAGGTAGGGGAGCGATCAGGACGATTAATCGGACGATCAGATAACATTGGTTGCGATAGATCACCAGATCCTTTGATCCAGTCTTTTTCACAAAGTATGCAGAAGCTGCTGATTATCATCTGTTGTGGGTGTGCTAGCATTTGCTTTGTCAATTGCATACTGATGTGATTCTTTTAACTTGTATAGTGTGTCAATCATCGATTTCGACGTCATTTCACGCTTAACTAGAGTTCTGAGGGAAGCATCTCCAAGTTTGCAAGAACAAGTCGCTTCTGTACTGGAGCATTTAGCAGCTTTTGATCAGCATGCAACGGCGATGACTGCTGCTCGCATTGAGTCAGTGATTGAAGCTGTTCTGGAAATGGGAGTTATTCATGGTAAATAGCTTGTTTGgttttgcataaaaaaaaaagatgcacaCTTGAACTTTTTTCTTATCTATATTATTGAATGGTTGGTACTATTTGGTCATTAGCATTTGACAGGAGTACTGAGCTTAATGTAGCATGCTGATACGCTTTGATTTCTGTAAGTGTGAATAAggctatactccctccatcccaaaatataaggctcaaccaCTCATAACACAAAGACCAAGATAACATTTAATCATCTTCTTGGTTGGATCATCTTGATGCATGCAAACAATGTGATTGGGAGGTTTGATGGTATAGGATTTAAAACAAATCAATTCTATTGGACCAAGAGGTGCTAATAaatgtatgcatgcatacacgccttatattatgagatataagagaaaagtggttgtgccttatattttgggatggagggagtatataagtgTGGTAATTGAAGAGTacaatattttatcattataagctaattatgttttattgatttattttaaaattctaATCTACATAAGTCAACCTATGTTTGTTTCACAATAACCATTCTCTACCACGGTAAACTTGTATGGGAACCATGAGTATCAATTATTCAAATTGATGATATTTTAAGATATGGTACTCATATGAAGCTTCACTTCTGACCTGAAGTTCCTTTAGGGATAAAGAGTTCATGCATTTTGCAGGGGCAACCAGTGATGCCCTTCAATCGAGAgtcaaaaccagatatcttgtACAAATTACCTTGGCacaaataatattatatttaattcagaaatattatattgaatcAGTTTTCATGCTGAATTCCTCACTTAAATTTTCTGTCAAAGCATTATCATTAACAACAGCTTTTCTTTTATGAGACATGCTTGAAATCTCTAAATGATGTATGGTGCCTTTCTACAGTAATTTGTGTTCTATCTTTCAGGTACCATGGGCGATCCTGAAAACTTTGATGAGCTTCCTACTGTTGTGATCGAGCAAGTTAGTCGGGCTGTTTCTGCCACTGTTAGGTTACTCACAAAATTACTCGACTTTGATATTTTTGTTCGCAGCATAAATACCGAGAAATGTATTGCTCTGTTAAGAAAAATGTTCAAGTCCAGTATTCCTCTTCAGTCGAAGGACTGGCTTGCAGCATGTCTCATTAAGCTACAATCAACGGCTGGCTTATCAGGACATGAGAGTGTCAGTAGTATAGATATGGAGATAACTATCTACGAGACTATTCCGAGGCTAGTTGACCAGATGATGACctcattttcttttgaaaataaaagaaatgctGTAATAGAGCTGAATAAGATAGTATCAGGAGGTGTGATGGAATACACGAGAGCAATTGCCACAGCTGGAGGAATATTTCCACTGGTGAAAATGATTGAAGAGGGTGATGGTGATGCATTGGAAGCTAGCCTAGCTATCTTGTATAATCTGAGCATGGATCCGGAGAATCATCCAGCAATAATTGCTGCTGGAGCAGTGCCGCTATTGAAGCGGATTGTTGTTGCTGAAAGTTCACACTGGAATCGTGCTCTTGAGTTGCTGAGAACGTTGCCTGTATGACATCTCGATGACAAATGACCAATTGTTCTCAGTACACCTTTTAAACTTCACCTTATTGCACTGACAGGTATGTTATTAAATTTCTGACCTATTTCTATCAACTGTTTTTATCCAAATTGTTAGTCGGTGGTCCTGGAATGGTCATTTAGACACTGTTTGTCCTACTAAATATATCAAATTTGGGGCCCATTATTTTAACATATAATCTCTGGATCAGTACTgcaaagtagtagtagtagttcttACTTAGCTAGTAAGAAAATATAAGGCTGCTTAACAGCTGGTAGGAGTAGTAACTTTGGATTTTACTTCAGCTGTAAACAATAGACTGAGCAGTATGTCGGTTACTGTAACATGTACTGTAGCACAGACTTTAAAGTCCCATGAAAGGACATGTACCCTTGCTAAGTTAGTAAGCTTTTCAGCAACACAAATCAGAGTTTCAGTTCAGAAGTGATCCTACCAACACATTACACTATTTTTCTGGTTAACTGAAGTTATTGGGGGATTATAAAATGGTCCTGTTTGCCCTACTTGTGGCAGATTTTCCAACCAGTTTTGAGAAAATAAGTTTTAGATTAAAAAAGGAGTTAATATAAATAACTACATTTTACATCAGGGATGCAAAAacttagtactacctccgtttcaggttataagactttctagcattgtccacattcatatagatgttaatgaatctaaacacacatatatgtctagattcattaatatatatatgaatgtgggtaatggtagaaattcttataatatgaaacagaggaagtagtattGAAGGGTATTTTCACACATTCACACATTGAAAACTTAGGTATTTAAGGTTCATGCTTATTAGATTTTTGCATTGTTGTTCACTTTCTTATGAATAATATGAAAACACAGTTATTGTGTGTTTTCCGCGTCCTTTTTCAACTTCTACTTACAGAAATCAGTACTTGAAAACCTAAAATCTTTCCCCTCATCAAGAGGCAGTTCTTCACATCAGAGCACTTGTATCAGCGCAAACTTTCTGCTCATGGTGTAATCTTTGTTTGCCACATGATTTGTGCTACATGAATTTTTCCTCTATGATGGTCTTCTGACTCTTGGTGCTTCTTGGTATGTTGGGCATAACTAACTATTACAGTGTTGTAATAGTAACCAAATGGCCAACAAAATATCCCGAATATTGACAATTTGCAGATTGCACTTACGGTGGTACCAAGCTGGCTCAAATATGTCATGTAGATAGATAATTTTCATGGCAATGAAGAAGCATTGGTGGAGCCTTCTATGAAATCAGGGGTGTTCCTGATTTCCGGCAACTCGACAATGATTTCACCATTTCATGACCGACCACCAGTTTATCAAGCAACCTGTGACCTGAGCAGGATGAATAACTTTTTTGTGCTGACAGGTAAAGGGACAAAAGTGTGCGCCAGACATAGTAGCAGTTCTTGATAGTACCAAGACACTGCAGAAAATTCACATTGTTGCGGAAATCCACAATGTGCTGACGCTGCTTCTGTAAATGATTCTAAAGAGTAGAATTCTGGTGTTACTTCATCATCCTTGTCCTACTGCCACAGTTAATTTTGCCCTTCTCCCAGTTAGATTATTGCATTGGGGAGAGTATTTCCCCAACATGTAACTGAAGTATTATGAGCTTAGCAAATGTAGTActtgaagtaaaaaaaaaagcctaaCAATCAGCTTGAAGCAATGGGTGACTGTAGCTGCGAGTCTGGTTCGTCTGTCCCATGGCGTTGAAGTTGAACCCAGAGGGACGCGTCGTATATGATGCTATTGGGTCATCACGTGCAGCTCACGTAATTTCTGGAATTGTTTTTCCTTCACCTATGTTGGCATTCATGATGGATGCTTGGTAACTGGGAGGAAATATGTAGTGGTAACTGTTGGAGTAAGTATTGCATTCAACGTTTCCTACTGTGTTCAGACCTACAGCTCGATCAGTTCCTTCATCAGCATATGCATTTACGTTCGGGACAAGCAGTACCCTactgtttttggtttttggaaaTATTTCCTCGTTTCCTACTTGTCACGGATACTATTAAGGTACAAAACCGCttgtattttcttttgttttaaaaattataattattatttttaaaaagttatcaAAGTACTTTGCACGATGAATATAACTATACTAATGTTTATCGAAAtatcataatttaaaatttcttGTTGGTCAAGATAAACGGATGGGGTGTATTGGTGCTGTTTTTACATAGTGTCGCTTTCACATTTTTGGCAATAAGAATAACTGATTTGTTATAAAGTGCGTTTGACATAAAAATTGGATCAAAATCTTGTAGATTCTTCCTGAAAAACACAGAGAGAAAAATCATATGGATTTTGGACGTCTATATTTGCTTCACGATTTATATATGTTCTATGGTCTCCTCCAGCTTTGGTGAACGTTGGCAAGCTTTCTTGAGTTCGAGAAAATTAAAGTCAGGTTACATAGGACCGGCAGCATGAGAGTGTGTGGTGGAGACAAGGGCGGCAAGGTGGCGGTACCTCCGTTGAAGATGCGGGGACGGAGAAGGACGTTGGGTGGCGGTGGTGACTGAGGTATCTTGACCGAGTGGTTAGCTAGCGGCGGATTCGGAGGAGGGAGATGCTAGCGACGGGGAAAGGGAAGAATGGTAGAACGGGGGAATTTCGTCGGAATAGGGGAGGGAATAGGGATGAAAGTGGCAGGGTAGAAACAACAACCATGGTGCTTCCCGGTGAGGTTGCCCATGTTAGGGGGAGGCATatgctggatttttcacattttggtccttttgaaaaacttatttcacaaatagacccctgaaaaaacttatcctagaaatagtcctttttggggcgccagagtggctggcgccgtcatccaacgggacggcgcctctggcgccgtcctcctgccatcgtggcgcacgcgaaccgacgtggcaggaggagggcgccagcatggctggagccgccgcctccattcctgtttctctgtatggagttgcaacggtgtcatttttattttattttttcggatgttttttcacactcaggaccacgatacaaccaaccacaaaaaaaatttaaactcgaactaccacttaggtaagtctgaaaatatctagcataccacttagtttactttgcaccttcactaaaattagaccataactcctttagtaaaaccctttgatcagcatgttaaacataatgcactctaccactatatgaaattacttaatctaattcaaaatataaccacatgaaatgacatatatataagttaaatagtacatagagatgcaattttttatttttatttcattttttttgatatttttttcgcacttaggagaacataggaaccaaccgtataaaaaataaactcaaacggacaaaatatgtgacatgtagaattttccaaaactctaccgaaacggacaaaatatgtcatctattaaaataggcgtaactttctcatacagactcggaatcaggcaaataatatatgcacggatatctacagaaaatgttacatctgATTCTCCCTCGCTTCgccgggttcggcgatattaaaacctccaaattccgcttgcaagattgtgtttttaggagagaagttttttggtggagctttggaaaattccacatgccacatatttcgtccgtttgagtttattttttacatggttggttcctgtgagttcctaagtgtgaaaaaatatcaaaaaaataaaataaaaataaaaaagttgcacatctctctcctctgcactagttcggagagagaggagaggagaggaaaaattctacatgccacatattacgtccatttgagtttaatttttctatggttggttcttgtgtgtccctaagcgtgaaaaaaatatcaaacaaataaaacaaaaataaaaaatttcgggggggggggggggaggggcgccagccactctggcgcactccccttagccacctcagcatcgccccgccacgtcggtagggggacggcgccaaagaggctggcgccgtcctgttgaacgacggcgccagccactctagcaccccaaaaaggaccatttttggaataagtttttttaggggtctatttacgaaataagtttttcaaaatgactaaaatgtgaaaaatccaggagGCATATGTGTGCTAAAGAAGGGAGTGGGAGGGAGGAAGTGAGGAGTTAGGGTTGTATAGTGCGATATCGGATCAAGGTCGTAGCTACTAGCTAGGAATCGGAGGCTCCGATATGAAATGCACAATTGGATCTTAAAATTTGACATATAAATTCCTACGTCCTTGTTATTACGATCGGCGCGATATGACTTGTAGAACGAAAGAAGACGAACAAATTGCCAATCACGATGACTTGTGGATCATGATTAGTTCTGGGCGATTTAGTTTTAGGTATTAGCTAGGTTTGTTGTGCCTTTCTACTTTTAGTTTTGGGCCTAAGTTTTGACCTTTCTAGGCTTGAGCATTCTAGTTATGCCACTAATTAGGTATACTtggtgtttcatatgtaattaaGAATTAGGGGTCTAATTTCTAGGGTGCCCTAAACAGTCGTCGCATACTTTGTATATGCCAATGTATGACCTGTATCGGATTTCTAGCCTTCTAGGGGTCCTGAACTCCGACCCCCACTATACACTTCCAAACTACAATTAGAAGCGCGCATGCCCTAATCATAGTGAGCGGTGATTCAAGATTTTAAGCCATTGCAAGTTTAATATCTGCCATTGCAAGTAGTACAGTACCTATCAAGAAAGTAGAGAAGCCTAGGCTGTGCTCGCAGTCGCAGCACCGGAGTACGCTGCTACTGTTACAGTTGTCAGCAGGCAAGCAGATTGATTGGAGATGTACTGGTGCTGGCGATGCTACAGGGGTTTACCAAATCCCTCGgctattttcattttcattttctcgTGCGATCTCCTTCTCCATGTCgtgctactctctccgtctctcgatataaggaattttgatattttgcttacATTGTTTGACctctcgtcttatttaaaaaaatttatgcaaatataaaaaacaaaaagttgtgtttaaagtactttggataataaagtaagtcacaaataaaataaataataattctaaaattttttgaataagacaaatggtcaaacagtgcaaacaaaatgtcaaaatcccttatgttagagcatctccaacagattGGCTATTTAGCTCTCTAAGTTAAAATTTGGCTAACATAAAGAAAAAACGAGCTCCAATGGACTCTCCAAGCCATCCGGATGGCCAAATTGTTCCTCCGGTTGGCCAAATGTAtctagcctcctcctccactggcCAAAGGTGGGTCCTACCACCACTCCCAGTTCCATCTTCCTTTCTCTGCTGTCCACCCACGGCGAGCGCATCGGCCACGAGTGTGTCGACGACGACATCTGGGCCACCACACGCGGTTGTCGTCGTCTGCTCCACCGTCCGCCGCGGCAGTCATCGTTGTTGCCGCTGCGCCACGGTCACGCACGAGTCGGTGCCACGAGCAGTT encodes the following:
- the LOC4323930 gene encoding uncharacterized protein, whose product is MLPPLAAAPPPAQHVAPAFPNLPRSRRRHLLGLQLLLRRHRPVSVGHHHHHHHRRRRRLLLAGAYAPGDGGAGQDVDSSESTSSTGSAYIGLFVRMLGLDNDPRDREHAVYTIWQYSLGGRKCIDEIMQFHGCVALIVSLLRSDSVRACEAAAGLLRNITSVKLYRDVAIESGAMEEIFSLLCKSTITPEMLEQSLCTIWNFSIEENLRYKILSSGMLTRMVRFLDDEDIKVKEAAAGIISNLALSHSNHGALVEAGVIPKLVQLLQNKEDDYKIIRKEAKSSLLALSTDEYYHTLIIEEGLVRVPLVGSAVYKAFRPLPHSWPSFPDGSEIQRSSRPSKYGATELLLGLSVGEKETEPDEAKVNAMIGRSNQQFLARISAIELDDEGNEQSGGSQRNDLYTILPWVDGVARLVLIIGLEDASAIAKAAKAIGDASKNEHMRSSFKEAGAVKPLLQLLNHTDVPVRKAAVYALEKLSVSSIVCEQIKTDGGLKLLADIVKDPNTPVEQLEKIIIMLSRIFNTGISMVAVPDSSAINGSEDTMHSEKSNGSCGDIDGGTNGTSFAYLKQEETSSVSIIDFDVISRLTRVLREASPSLQEQVASVLEHLAAFDQHATAMTAARIESVIEAVLEMGVIHGTMGDPENFDELPTVVIEQVSRAVSATVRLLTKLLDFDIFVRSINTEKCIALLRKMFKSSIPLQSKDWLAACLIKLQSTAGLSGHESVSSIDMEITIYETIPRLVDQMMTSFSFENKRNAVIELNKIVSGGVMEYTRAIATAGGIFPLVKMIEEGDGDALEASLAILYNLSMDPENHPAIIAAGAVPLLKRIVVAESSHWNRALELLRTLPV